The following coding sequences lie in one Steroidobacter denitrificans genomic window:
- a CDS encoding DUF5681 domain-containing protein, with amino-acid sequence MPFVKGQSGNPAGRPRGIPDRRTALQRALTEAAPAVQAKIIELAIEGDVQAAALVLNRAVPTLRPIAAPVVFDLDRSLPLSKQLDQVWIAIANGELNIDEGKAITHMLRQSAEIALLDRTSDNAAEIVEALNRFARSDFVNASLPADTSALTPDTP; translated from the coding sequence ATGCCATTCGTCAAAGGTCAGTCAGGCAATCCTGCGGGTAGACCAAGAGGCATTCCAGATCGGCGCACTGCTCTACAGCGCGCCTTGACCGAAGCCGCACCCGCCGTGCAAGCCAAGATAATTGAGCTTGCCATTGAGGGGGACGTGCAAGCCGCAGCCCTTGTTCTGAACCGTGCCGTACCGACACTGCGGCCGATCGCCGCTCCCGTTGTATTCGACCTAGATCGCTCGCTACCCCTGTCCAAGCAACTGGATCAGGTATGGATAGCGATAGCAAACGGCGAACTGAACATAGACGAAGGCAAGGCCATCACGCACATGCTGCGGCAGTCTGCCGAGATTGCCCTGCTAGACAGAACCAGCGATAACGCAGCTGAAATTGTCGAGGCGCTGAATCGTTTTGCCCGCAGCGATTTTGTGAATGCTTCCTTACCCGCCGACACCTCCGCCCTCACCCCGGACACCCCATGA
- a CDS encoding helix-turn-helix domain-containing protein has product MTKQLRTARHRALITALAAARHDAGMTQRELAAVLRRAHSFVGKIESGERQLNVLEFCEYADALGASAPDLLRKILDRG; this is encoded by the coding sequence ATGACCAAGCAGCTAAGGACGGCCCGGCACCGGGCACTGATAACCGCCCTGGCGGCTGCTCGTCACGATGCTGGGATGACACAGAGGGAGTTAGCGGCGGTCCTGCGGCGTGCCCATTCGTTCGTCGGAAAGATCGAATCCGGCGAGCGCCAGCTAAATGTTCTGGAGTTTTGCGAATATGCGGACGCGCTGGGGGCCAGCGCGCCAGACCTTCTCAGGAAGATATTGGACCGAGGTTAA
- a CDS encoding PmeII family type II restriction endonuclease, whose translation MASKPRANPFFHALKSRRHVFSPEEIVALFNQVDEARVDTLAAALTGYISTNLPIAFERRNGLADYRTNPYVLMTSASVMNLADPARFGDFLFNSKLYMALETSFGKQIEAAFVSQYPIAATHRWTDAPEKLAEFAKLTGLDRQARAQQRLSSVWREIDRSCVVGNRRFLTSIKSGPNTINDTQVAGMTHAILTNYKAWMDDTRSTYPNVSELDIVLGLTYGTDRTTNNKENQILVKLLEQGFEEEDAVNKPGILIDQSTRSVRVYRCIGREFWAFVGQPDAPETTQFVFLEILLALAKALGSGIAAADIETRINTKLQHLAVALAKLQFPRNSLPEWVRDDFSDDQLFWFATAMTAFYDEGI comes from the coding sequence ATGGCTTCGAAACCGCGGGCGAACCCCTTTTTCCATGCCCTCAAATCTCGGCGTCACGTCTTCAGTCCCGAAGAAATCGTTGCACTATTCAACCAAGTGGATGAAGCCCGCGTCGACACGCTGGCCGCCGCGCTGACAGGGTACATCAGCACCAATCTCCCGATCGCCTTCGAGCGCAGAAATGGCCTCGCCGACTATAGGACGAATCCTTATGTTCTGATGACATCTGCCAGCGTGATGAACCTTGCTGACCCGGCTCGCTTCGGCGATTTCCTGTTCAACAGCAAGCTCTATATGGCGCTGGAGACTTCCTTCGGAAAACAGATCGAAGCGGCTTTCGTCAGTCAATATCCGATCGCCGCAACTCATCGTTGGACGGATGCCCCGGAAAAATTGGCCGAATTCGCGAAACTCACCGGACTGGACCGCCAAGCTCGCGCGCAGCAGCGTCTAAGCTCAGTATGGCGGGAGATCGATCGTTCCTGTGTAGTCGGAAACCGACGCTTTCTGACATCGATCAAGAGCGGCCCGAACACCATCAACGACACGCAGGTAGCGGGGATGACCCATGCCATCCTAACCAACTACAAGGCTTGGATGGACGACACCCGCAGCACCTACCCCAATGTCAGCGAACTCGACATCGTGCTGGGACTGACTTACGGCACGGATCGGACGACGAACAACAAAGAGAACCAGATTCTGGTAAAGCTCCTTGAGCAAGGTTTCGAGGAAGAGGACGCGGTCAACAAGCCCGGAATCCTGATCGATCAGAGCACCAGATCGGTACGGGTGTACCGCTGCATCGGTCGCGAGTTCTGGGCGTTTGTCGGCCAACCTGACGCTCCGGAGACAACGCAGTTTGTATTCCTTGAGATTTTGCTGGCGTTGGCGAAAGCTCTCGGCAGTGGCATCGCGGCCGCAGACATCGAGACGCGCATCAACACCAAGCTGCAGCACCTTGCCGTTGCGCTTGCGAAGCTACAGTTTCCGAGAAACAGTCTTCCGGAATGGGTGCGGGACGACTTCAGCGACGATCAGCTTTTCTGGTTCGCTACTGCGATGACCGCATTCTATGACGAAGGAATCTAA
- a CDS encoding phage NrS-1 polymerase family protein, whose protein sequence is MSNTSMGTVPNEGQESQTSPANAAHGALWARIPTPLRERAQWVLAGLDKRPLAVNAAGMLYDASSTNPLTWMSFDSACQWATHFGYGIGYVLHKDDPFTCIDFDVKDADSRDKEGKPIPQDKWTQQHHMEGFWSLVQNLGTYTEKSRSGKGLHVWVLGKVGKGIKDSKHFVEVYSQERFMICTGDVILDYPIQQHQEWLNLVVERLGNRHTAPLAPLQDEPEKEGDTEILIKARTAANAEKFNALWNGAYSDLTPGGTLLYGSQSEADFALVAILCFWTKNNGQVRRLFRQSALGQRAKATKDDRYLNLTIDKVRAREAYKKEVQFTFLREGEPIEDSNIEAPEMDLQTMLNSLVAISMDKTYVAFLDMPTICVPSNVMAALLAHNTYTVTDAKGKEKEVPIFSAWMKCADRKNLYGITFDPSTDDWRARNDEGHYCLNLWKPIHNDPPADWQQRVKPFLDHVRYLIPVENNMPDADMYEWFLDWLAHMIQRPGELPHHHWLFVTSSQGIGRNWLADVLGMVLKGYVALSFDLAASLRRGFNGRLSRKLLAVTDEINEGGAAGERWQHSEDLKRLLTESVRALNPKCQAERTERNCCRFLMFSNYETALPLQTADRRINTIKNPSVPKPDDYYTGIYRLIDWKYEERDQFISSVREYLLRRDLSKFNHGRRSVMNDAKQTVIEASTSPEEQRAQELKGIHPHPIIITDHLYHYVFGTLPDYETPVAASVTGRHFKSLEKIARKSGIVRAKMKLYYPAEKKYRTVWCLRDAQVWRNASDEQLIAELNRPS, encoded by the coding sequence ATGTCCAATACAAGCATGGGTACTGTACCCAACGAAGGCCAAGAATCGCAAACGAGCCCTGCGAATGCCGCACACGGCGCACTCTGGGCGCGCATACCTACCCCACTGCGCGAGCGTGCCCAATGGGTACTAGCCGGCCTCGACAAGCGCCCGCTCGCTGTAAATGCCGCTGGCATGCTGTACGACGCGAGCAGCACCAACCCACTCACATGGATGTCGTTCGACTCTGCCTGCCAGTGGGCGACTCACTTCGGATACGGAATCGGATACGTCCTGCATAAAGATGACCCGTTCACCTGCATTGATTTCGATGTGAAGGATGCCGATTCGCGCGACAAGGAAGGAAAGCCCATTCCGCAAGACAAATGGACGCAGCAGCATCACATGGAAGGCTTCTGGTCCCTCGTCCAGAACCTTGGAACCTACACCGAGAAGAGCCGCAGCGGAAAGGGTCTGCATGTTTGGGTCCTGGGCAAGGTCGGAAAGGGCATCAAGGACAGCAAGCATTTCGTAGAGGTGTATTCGCAGGAACGATTCATGATCTGTACCGGCGACGTCATCCTCGACTATCCGATCCAGCAACACCAGGAATGGCTGAATCTCGTTGTTGAACGTCTCGGTAATAGGCACACGGCTCCGCTCGCGCCGTTACAGGATGAGCCGGAGAAGGAGGGCGACACCGAGATATTGATTAAAGCTCGCACCGCAGCCAATGCCGAAAAATTCAATGCGCTTTGGAATGGAGCATACTCGGACCTCACCCCCGGCGGCACCCTCCTCTACGGCTCCCAAAGCGAAGCCGATTTCGCGCTCGTTGCGATCCTCTGCTTCTGGACCAAGAACAATGGACAGGTACGGCGGCTGTTCCGTCAATCCGCGCTCGGCCAGCGCGCGAAGGCGACCAAAGACGACCGCTACCTGAACCTGACCATCGACAAGGTGCGCGCTCGCGAAGCCTACAAGAAGGAAGTCCAGTTCACATTCCTTCGGGAAGGCGAACCCATTGAGGACAGTAATATTGAAGCGCCCGAAATGGATTTGCAAACCATGCTCAATTCGCTAGTAGCAATCAGCATGGACAAGACCTATGTAGCGTTCTTGGACATGCCCACCATCTGCGTGCCATCGAACGTAATGGCGGCGCTGCTGGCCCACAACACCTATACGGTTACAGACGCGAAGGGAAAGGAGAAGGAGGTTCCCATCTTCAGCGCATGGATGAAGTGCGCAGACCGCAAGAACCTCTACGGCATCACGTTCGATCCGAGCACAGACGATTGGAGAGCGCGCAACGACGAAGGCCACTACTGCCTGAACCTATGGAAACCGATTCACAACGATCCGCCCGCCGACTGGCAACAGCGAGTTAAGCCCTTTCTCGATCACGTCCGCTATTTGATCCCAGTGGAGAACAATATGCCGGACGCGGATATGTACGAATGGTTCCTCGACTGGCTAGCACACATGATCCAGCGGCCCGGCGAACTGCCTCATCACCACTGGCTCTTTGTAACGTCCTCGCAAGGCATCGGTCGCAATTGGCTGGCAGACGTGCTCGGCATGGTGCTGAAAGGCTATGTAGCGTTGAGCTTCGACCTTGCCGCCTCCCTCCGCCGAGGCTTCAACGGAAGGCTGTCGCGGAAGCTACTTGCGGTGACGGACGAGATAAACGAGGGCGGCGCTGCGGGCGAACGCTGGCAGCACAGCGAGGACTTGAAGCGACTGCTGACGGAGAGCGTGCGCGCCCTGAATCCGAAATGCCAGGCCGAAAGAACCGAGCGCAATTGCTGCCGATTTCTCATGTTCAGCAACTACGAAACGGCGCTGCCATTGCAGACCGCCGACCGGCGCATCAACACGATCAAAAACCCATCCGTGCCTAAGCCGGATGACTACTACACCGGCATCTACCGGCTAATTGACTGGAAGTACGAGGAGCGCGACCAGTTCATTTCCTCGGTACGCGAATACCTTCTGCGGCGCGACCTCTCCAAGTTCAACCACGGTAGGCGCTCCGTTATGAATGACGCCAAGCAGACCGTGATCGAGGCCAGCACGTCGCCGGAGGAGCAGCGGGCACAGGAATTGAAGGGTATCCACCCGCACCCGATCATTATTACGGACCACCTGTATCACTACGTCTTTGGGACGCTACCCGACTACGAGACGCCAGTGGCGGCGAGCGTGACCGGGAGACACTTCAAGTCCCTCGAGAAGATCGCACGAAAGAGCGGCATCGTGCGCGCGAAGATGAAGCTCTACTACCCAGCCGAAAAGAAATACCGAACGGTCTGGTGCCTACGCGATGCACAGGTGTGGCGGAATGCCAGTGACGAACAACTGATCGCCGAACTGAACAGGCCATCGTAA